A single genomic interval of Babylonia areolata isolate BAREFJ2019XMU chromosome 26, ASM4173473v1, whole genome shotgun sequence harbors:
- the LOC143300872 gene encoding acetylcholinesterase-like isoform X2 has product MASSLLTVVCVLLAVTPVVVSQQQAEIVETTLGLIQGLRQTVKGQSIGRNGDVPVDVYYGIPFAKPPVGNLRFKHPQPADTWTGVKSTVTKPNSCHQTLDTQFNRFIGVEMWNPNTPMSEDCLYLNVWVPRGFDQPPKATMVWIFGGGFWAGTSTLDVYDGANLAATENVIVISLNYRLGALGFLYSASDKTNAPGNQGLLDQVMALKWIHDNVAKFGGLQETITIFGESAGAVSVGFHLMSPLSRNYFSRAIMQSASPVANWGVRSTSQSHYRTQKLSDILCPSSTSPLSCLLQADPQNITDAMWQLNSFYFEVPFAPIVDEHFLPEHPKVLLETGQVKDTDIVIGVNKDEGMFWLLYGFPDQFPLNITGNMSKSEMDEVVHGINFKREERLDKAILYEYVDSVLPQDRDSYRDVADDISGDDLFKCPVVNFASAYQALRHTHNVYVYSFEHRLSNNPWPAWTGVLHGYEIEAMFALPNEYNYTLKERALASRVTGYWTRFAHTGDPNGQESVQTWPKMTRRGLEYLQITAQGDNVRHGLRHSQCSFRKHVLPLLEDGTPPAIPTSSSSHSTLAALTATPLELTPAPSVCGPLAASISAAI; this is encoded by the exons ATGGCGTCTTCCTTGCTGACCGTTGTCTGCGTCCTGCTGGCAGTCACCCCTGTTGTTGTGAGCCAGCAGCAGGCCGAGATTGTGGAGACCACTCTGGGCTTAATACAGGGGTTGAGGCAAACGGTGAAAGGACAGTCCATCGGACGGAATGGCGACGTGCCTGTCGATGTCTATTACGGCATCCCCTTCGCCAAGCCGCCCGTGGGCAACCTGCGCTTCAAGCACCCCCAGCCCGCCGACACGTGGACGGGAGTGAAGAGTACCGTCACTAAACCCAACTCCTGCCATCAGACTCTGGACACCCAGTTCAATCGGTTCATTGGCGTGGAGATGTGGAACCCTAACACCCCCATGAGTGAGGACTGTCTCTACCTCAACGTCTGGGTTCCACGAGGGTTTGACCAGCCTCCCAAAGCGACGATGGTGTGGATTTTTGGTGGCGGGTTCTGGGCCGGCACGTCCACTCTGGATGTGTATGACGGGGCCAACCTCGCTGCCACTGAGAATGTCATCGTCATCTCCCTCAACTACCGCCTGGGTGCACTGGGCTTCCTCTACAGTGCGTCAGACAAGACGAACGCGCCAGGGAACCAAGGTCTGCTGGATCAGGTCATGGCGCTGAAATGGATCCATGACAATGTCGCCAAGTTCGGGGGACTTCAGGAGACCATCACCATTTTTGGCGAGAGTGCAGGAGCGGTAAGCGTGGGGTTCCACCTCATGTCTCCTCTGTCCAGGAACTATTTCTCACGCGCCATCATGCAGAGTGCCAGTCCCGTTGCCAACTGGGGGGTGCGGTCCACATCCCAGTCTCACTACCGTACCCAAAAACTGTCTGACATCCTGtgcccttcctccacctccccactgtCCTGCCTACTGCAAGCAGATCCTCAGAACATCACAGACGCCATGTGGCAGCTCAACTCTTTCTACTTCGAAGTACCCTTTGCTCCTATTGTAGACGAACACTTTCTGCCTGAACATCCAAAAGTCTTGCTGGAAACGGGCCAAGTGAAGGACACTGACATCGTTATTGGAGTCAATAAAGACGAAGGCATGTTCTGGCTGTTGTACGGTTTCCCGGATCAGTTCCCTTTAAACATCACGGGGAACATGTCCAAGTCTGAGATGGACGAGGTGGTGCACGGGATAAACTTCAAACGTGAGGAGAGGCTTGACAAAGCCATTCTCTACGAGTACGTCGACAGCGTCCTTCCTCAAGACAGAGACTCTTACAGGGACGTGGCTGACGACATCAGTGGCGACGATCTCTTCAAATGCCCGGTCGTCAATTTCGCCTCCGCCTATCAGGCTCTTCGCCACACGCACAACGTGTACGTCTACTCATTTGAACACCGGCTGTCCAACAACCCGTGGCCAGCATGGACAGGGGTGCTGCACGGCTATGAGATCGAAGCCATGTTCGCTCTGCCCAACGAGTATAACTACACCCTGAAGGAAAGGGCCTTGGCTTCCAGAGTCACCGGCTACTGGACACGCTTTGCGCACACTGG AGACCCCAACGGACAGGAGAGTGTCCAGACGTGGCCCAAGATGACGAGGCGAGGCCTGGAGTACCTGCAGATCACAGCGCAGGGCGACAACGTCCGGCACGGGCTGCGTCACTCGCAGTGCAGCTTCCGAAAGCACGTGCTGCCTCTGCTGGAAGATGGTACACCCCCCgccatccccacctcctcctcctcccattccacCCTTGCTGCACTCACCGCCACCCCTCTTGAACTCACCCCAGCTCCTAGCGTCTGCGGCCCCTTGGCTGCGTCCATTTCTGCCGCCATctaa
- the LOC143300872 gene encoding acetylcholinesterase-like isoform X1 → MASSLLTVVCVLLAVTPVVVSQQQAEIVETTLGLIQGLRQTVKGQSIGRNGDVPVDVYYGIPFAKPPVGNLRFKHPQPADTWTGVKSTVTKPNSCHQTLDTQFNRFIGVEMWNPNTPMSEDCLYLNVWVPRGFDQPPKATMVWIFGGGFWAGTSTLDVYDGANLAATENVIVISLNYRLGALGFLYSASDKTNAPGNQGLLDQVMALKWIHDNVAKFGGLQETITIFGESAGAVSVGFHLMSPLSRNYFSRAIMQSASPVANWGVRSTSQSHYRTQKLSDILCPSSTSPLSCLLQADPQNITDAMWQLNSFYFEVPFAPIVDEHFLPEHPKVLLETGQVKDTDIVIGVNKDEGMFWLLYGFPDQFPLNITGNMSKSEMDEVVHGINFKREERLDKAILYEYVDSVLPQDRDSYRDVADDISGDDLFKCPVVNFASAYQALRHTHNVYVYSFEHRLSNNPWPAWTGVLHGYEIEAMFALPNEYNYTLKERALASRVTGYWTRFAHTGDPNGQESVQTWPKMTRRGLEYLQITAQGDNVRHGLRHSQCSFRKHVLPLLEDDLTTNEPACQTGGGGGVAPPSPPFLVLSTLSLSALMWSLLLRVHL, encoded by the exons ATGGCGTCTTCCTTGCTGACCGTTGTCTGCGTCCTGCTGGCAGTCACCCCTGTTGTTGTGAGCCAGCAGCAGGCCGAGATTGTGGAGACCACTCTGGGCTTAATACAGGGGTTGAGGCAAACGGTGAAAGGACAGTCCATCGGACGGAATGGCGACGTGCCTGTCGATGTCTATTACGGCATCCCCTTCGCCAAGCCGCCCGTGGGCAACCTGCGCTTCAAGCACCCCCAGCCCGCCGACACGTGGACGGGAGTGAAGAGTACCGTCACTAAACCCAACTCCTGCCATCAGACTCTGGACACCCAGTTCAATCGGTTCATTGGCGTGGAGATGTGGAACCCTAACACCCCCATGAGTGAGGACTGTCTCTACCTCAACGTCTGGGTTCCACGAGGGTTTGACCAGCCTCCCAAAGCGACGATGGTGTGGATTTTTGGTGGCGGGTTCTGGGCCGGCACGTCCACTCTGGATGTGTATGACGGGGCCAACCTCGCTGCCACTGAGAATGTCATCGTCATCTCCCTCAACTACCGCCTGGGTGCACTGGGCTTCCTCTACAGTGCGTCAGACAAGACGAACGCGCCAGGGAACCAAGGTCTGCTGGATCAGGTCATGGCGCTGAAATGGATCCATGACAATGTCGCCAAGTTCGGGGGACTTCAGGAGACCATCACCATTTTTGGCGAGAGTGCAGGAGCGGTAAGCGTGGGGTTCCACCTCATGTCTCCTCTGTCCAGGAACTATTTCTCACGCGCCATCATGCAGAGTGCCAGTCCCGTTGCCAACTGGGGGGTGCGGTCCACATCCCAGTCTCACTACCGTACCCAAAAACTGTCTGACATCCTGtgcccttcctccacctccccactgtCCTGCCTACTGCAAGCAGATCCTCAGAACATCACAGACGCCATGTGGCAGCTCAACTCTTTCTACTTCGAAGTACCCTTTGCTCCTATTGTAGACGAACACTTTCTGCCTGAACATCCAAAAGTCTTGCTGGAAACGGGCCAAGTGAAGGACACTGACATCGTTATTGGAGTCAATAAAGACGAAGGCATGTTCTGGCTGTTGTACGGTTTCCCGGATCAGTTCCCTTTAAACATCACGGGGAACATGTCCAAGTCTGAGATGGACGAGGTGGTGCACGGGATAAACTTCAAACGTGAGGAGAGGCTTGACAAAGCCATTCTCTACGAGTACGTCGACAGCGTCCTTCCTCAAGACAGAGACTCTTACAGGGACGTGGCTGACGACATCAGTGGCGACGATCTCTTCAAATGCCCGGTCGTCAATTTCGCCTCCGCCTATCAGGCTCTTCGCCACACGCACAACGTGTACGTCTACTCATTTGAACACCGGCTGTCCAACAACCCGTGGCCAGCATGGACAGGGGTGCTGCACGGCTATGAGATCGAAGCCATGTTCGCTCTGCCCAACGAGTATAACTACACCCTGAAGGAAAGGGCCTTGGCTTCCAGAGTCACCGGCTACTGGACACGCTTTGCGCACACTGG AGACCCCAACGGACAGGAGAGTGTCCAGACGTGGCCCAAGATGACGAGGCGAGGCCTGGAGTACCTGCAGATCACAGCGCAGGGCGACAACGTCCGGCACGGGCTGCGTCACTCGCAGTGCAGCTTCCGAAAGCACGTGCTGCCTCTGCTGGAAGATG ATCTGACCACCAACGAACCGGCCTGCCAgacgggagggggtggaggggtggcgcctccctcccctcccttcctcgtcctctccaccctgtctctctcggCGCTGATGTGGAGCCTTCTGCTGCGCGTCCACTTGTAG